The DNA segment GTCGACCGCACTTTCGCCCTCGCGCACGATCCCGTCGGTCGGGATCCGCTCGCCGGGTCGGACCTTCATCACGTCGCCGACCTCGACCTCCTTCAGCGGGACGACGTGCTCCTCGCGCTGGCGAGACTCGGTCTCGCTGCCCTCCGAGCCGGGCTCGGAGACGTCTCGGACGACGGTCGCCTCCTCGGCCTCCATCTCGAGCAGTTTGCGGAGCGCGTCGCTCGCGCGGGTCTTCGACCGCGCCTCGAGCCAGTTGCCCAGCGTGATGAACCAGAGGACGAACGCGACCGCCTCGAAGTAGAGCCCGCCCGTGACGACGTCGAGGAGCACGGCACTGCTGTAGAGGTATCCAACCGAGGTCCCCATCGCGACCAGCGTGTCCATGTTCGCCCGGCCGGCGTTGACGGCGGCACGATAGGCCCCTCGGAGGAACTCCCGCCCGAGCGTCGCCATCAGCAGCGTCGCGAGGCCGAACTCGAGCCAGCCCAGCGGGAGGCCGAGGACCGTCTCGGGAACCGAGAACGGCCCGAGCATGCCGATCATCACGACGACGAACGGCGCGGTCAGCACGCCTCCGAGCACGGTGAGACGCCACTGCTTGTGCATCTCGCGCTCGGCCGCGGACTCGCGGGCCTCCCCCTGCCAGTCGTCGTCGCCGTCGTCTCCCTGGCGGACGGGCTCGTAGCCGGCGTCCTCGATCGCGTCGTAGACCGCCTCGAAGTCGGCGTCCGCGGGGTTGTACGCGACGCGGGCCTCGTCGGACGCGTAGTTGACGGTCACCTCGATCACGCCGGGGACCGACTCGATCGCGCGCTCGTTGGTCTCGGCGCACGTCGAGCACGACATCCCCGCGATCTCGACCGTGGCGCTCTCGCGTGTGGGCTCGTAGCCGGCGTCCTCGATCGCGTCGTAGATCTCGGCGAGCGACGTCGTATCGGAGTCGTACTCGACGCTCCCCTCGTCGGTCGCGAAGTTCGCGTCCACCTCGTGGACGCCGGGGAGCGACCCGACGGCCTCCTCGATGGTGCCCGAACAGGTCGCACACGACATCCCCGATATCTCCAGATGGGCCCTTCGAACGCTCATTGTGTTTCCGTAGGAGCGGTACGTTGATCCCCTTTATCGTTCGAATTCGAAGGCGAAAACCGACGTTCACTTCAGTTTCGAAGGTCAGTCGGCGCCGTCAGCGATCTCCTCGTAGCGATCGACGTAGAGGGTCTCGCACGAGGAACAGCAGAACGGTTTCAGTTCGCCGTCGATCCGGCGGGTGACGCCGCCGGGGCCGACGTCGTTGCCACACTCGATGCAGGTGAGCGCGAACGCCGCCTCGCCGCCGATGCCGACGGCCCAGTCCGCGTCGACGAGCAGTCGCACGTCGACGTCGCGCACGGCGTCGGCGTCGATCTCGGCGAAGAGCCACGAGCGGACGTCCTCGGTGGGCGCATGCGCGTGGACGACGACGCGTGCGTCGGCGGTGACGTAGACGTGTTCGACGCCCTCGATCCCGAGCAGCGCGTCACGGAGGTCGTCGCCGACCCCCGGATCGACCGTCAGCGTCACGAGCACGGGCGTGCCCTCCCGGAGTTGGGACCGATCGAGATCGACGGTGAACCGTCGGATGATCCCGTGTTCCTGGAGTTTCCGCACGCGCTCGGAGACGGCGGGCGGCGAGAGGTCGACTCGGTCGGCGACCTCGCTGTACGGACGGCGGGCGTCCTCGGTCAGCAACTGCAGGATCCGGAGGTCGATCTCGTCGAGCATGGTTCCGGTTGGGGTTGTACTGGAAAAGCCGTTTCGCCGGACTCGGCTTCGGTTCGAAGGTTAGACTCGGATCTAGCCGTTGAATCCGAAGAACAACGGTGAAAGGCACGGAGGGTGTAGTGAGGAACGTGACCCGAAACCTGCACGTGGGCGACATGAGCTGTGGAGGCTGTGAGACGGCCGTCGTCGACGCGCTTCGTGACGTGGACGGCGTCGAACGCGCGGAGGCCGACCACGAGACCGGACGCGTCACGATCGAGGGCGGAGCCGACGACGCCGACGTCCGAGCGGCGGTCGAGGAAGCCGGCTACACGTTCGAGGAGTCGGCCTGAGCAGCCGATCCCGGAGGACGATCGGGCGTGGATCGGCTGCTCAGTGAGTGTGCTCCGTTTGACGTCACGACTTCAGAAGCGAAGGGCTATCTCCGTCGAGGAGGACCGTTCTACCCATGGGGGGAACGAACGACCGTGCCGAGTGGGAGTGGAACTTCGTACCGAGACTACTCGCACAGTCGCTCCTGTACCCGATACGCGCCGGCGATCCACTGCGTCTGTTGAAGTCGTTCCTCCTCGGTGGGGTGCTGATCGTTCCGTTCGTCGTCTTCCTGTACGGCGTCTCGAGGGGGGAGTTGAGCGAGGTGTGGCGAGCGGCCGCGGAACAGGGCTCCGCCCTCACAGCGTTCCTCGTGGTGATCCTCGCGTTCGTGCTCGCGTCGGCGGTCGGCCCGCTCGGATACCTCCTGCGCGTCGTCCAACGGACGGCCGTCGAGGACGCGGCGCTCCCGACGATAGCGAACTGGCGGAGCGTCGCCGTGGACGGAGCGAACGTGCTGGCGATCTACTTCTTCTATCTCTTCTTCCCGCTGGACGTCATGCGACGGTTCCTCGGCGTGTTCGGGGAGGCCCTGCCGATCATAGAGCGGACCGTCCCCGAGTTCGTGCTGGTGTTTCTGGTGTTCCTCTATCTCTATCCCGCGGCCGCGGGGAGCTTCGCCGAGAGGGGACGGCTCCGGTCGGCGCTTCCACAGCGTCTCCAGTCCCTGCTCTGGTCGCGGACCTACGCGGTAGGTGCGGTGACCGCCGGCCTGCTGGGAGGGCTCATCTACGTCATCAGCGCGGGGATCGAGCTGGCCGATACGAGCCTGATCAGCCTGGTGATCGTGGGTGCAGGCACGTTCTATCTCTTCGTCGCACAACACTACGTGATCGGACGGACCTGGAGCGTCGTCGGCTCGGAGGAGCCGTCTGTCGACTCGATCGACGCGACCGCCGGTGACCCGATGCCGAGGAGCGGGATCGCCACCGGCGACCTGCGGGATCACGGGGTCCTCTCGGCGGAGGACGCCGCCACGATCCGGGGACGGTTCGAGGCGGCAGCCCGATCTCCCGACCCCGACGCGGCGGAACAGCTCGAAGCGCTGCGGACGCTCCACGGCCGGGGGATGTTCACCCGGGAGGAGTACGAGGAGAAACGCCGGGAGATCGCCGCTTCGGCGGGGCGGACCGACCTCGGGGACGACCTCGGAAGCGAGCGCTCGACGACCTCGAAGGACCGAACGACGGACGTCGAGGGGACCGAAACCGGTCGAGGAGCCGGACCGGTGGGCGGATCGGGGACGGCCGAGGAGGACGCCTCGGACCGCCTCGAGCGGTTCGCGATGCTCCGACAGCTCTACGGACAGGACGTCCTCACGGAGCGGGAGTACGGGGAGAAACGGCGGGAACTCGGGCCCGATCACGGGTCCGAAGGGGTCCCCGGCGGTTCCGGATCCGACCTCGCCGAGCGTTTCGAGACGCTGCGGGGGCTCTACGACCGGGGTCTGCTCACCGAGGAGGAGTACGCCGAGAAGCGACACGACCTCCTCGAGGAGCTGTGAACCGACGAAAAACGGGTCCGAGGTGCGATCGCGAGCGGCTCGTCCGTGGGCCCGGTCGGGACCGGGTGGCGGACGAACGCGAGGACGGCGGAGGGCCGAGGGTCGCGGGGATCGTTCGGTTCGAGTACTGGAAATCACGCCACCAGGTCGTTCGTTCCCCTCGAACGACGCGGAAACCGCACTACTGGAGCGACTCGATGCCGTGGAGGAGCCCCCGTCGGCGGTCCTCTCCGATGAGGGGTCTGCCGTCGTAGGGGTCGTCGAGGTCGACCGGCGCACCGACGTGCGACCGCTTCGCCTCGCCGGCGCCGTACTGGTTGTCCGAGAACTCCCAGTCGTGCCAGCCGCTGCCGACGTTGACCTGTCGGTACGGGACCGGCTCGTAGCTGGAGTTCGCGACGTTCTCGATCGTGCCGTCGCCGTCCGCGGAGTGGAGGAACCGGTTGTTCTCGGTGACGTACCCGTGGGCCGGGTAGCCCCGGAAGGCGATGGCCTGTGCCCACCGTCCGTTGATGTTGTGGGTGAAGGCGAACGTACACCGGCGCACGTCGATGCGGCCGCCGGCGGTCAGGTCGCCGCTGTAGCCGTTCTCCGAGAGACAGTGCATGTCGACCGCGTGCGAGAGGGTCGACGGGCCGAACACCGAGTCCTCGACGGTGAACCCGCAGTCCTCGTGGCCGAACCCACAGATCGCGTGGCGCGTCGCGTCGAAGTAGCAGTACTCGATCCGCGGGTGACCGCGGATGATGTCGACGACGTAGCCGGCCCCGGCCATCATGCAGTCGTGTCCGTAGACGTGGTGGATGTACGGCGAGTGCGAACTCGAGGCCGAGCCGACGTTGATCGCCTGGACCGGCCAGCCGTAGATCTCGCAGTTGTCGATCTCGACGTCGCCGGAGACGACGTTGATGCCGCGGGCGTAACGCGCCTGGCGCTTTCGTCGGCGTTCGGAGGCGCTGCCGCTGTCGAGCGGGATGTAGCCCGGGTAACGGGGGTCGTCGTAGTGGTCGTGGTAGGGGCCGCGGTAGCGCACGCCCGTCAGCCGGGAGCCGCCCGCCATCTGCATGACGCCGCGGCCGCTGCCGCCGTCCCACGCCTGGGAACTGCTCCCGTGGTCGGTCGTGTAGAGCAGCGCGCCGGGCAAGCCGTCGACGCCGCGCTCGGAGGCGACGGTCGCCCGAACGGTACCCGACCAGCCGCTCAGGTCGATCCGCTCGTGGCCGGGGATCCAGACGACGGTCCCTCGGCTCCCGATGTGGTCCAGCAGCTCCGAGCGGGAGGTGGCGACGACGTCGGCATCGGCGGCCGTTACGTCGCTTCGATGGCCCTCGCCGCCGCCGACCTCGGAGCCCCGGAGACACTCGAGGATGCGTTCGTTGGTGAAGTGGTCCTGCATGATTCAGAGGTGAGCGTCGGCGTTCGCGGCGACGTGCAGGTCGAAGAAGTAGTACCAGAACCGATTGTCGGAGAAGTCGCCGGGCTTGGACCCGCCGAGCAGCTCGAGACCGTCGCGGCTCTGGCTCTCCCACCCGCTCCACTCGCCGCGTCGGAGCGGGAAGCCGCCGTCGCGGGTCAGCAGGTACTCGCCGGGTTCGAGCGGCATGTCGAGGTCGATCTCGTTGAGCCCCGCGTCGACGTCGATCTCCCGCCGGTGAACGGGCTCGAAGGCGGCGTCGCCGTCGTACGTACCGACGACCGCGGTGAACGAGCCCGACTCGTCCGCGTCGACCGTTGCCTCGCCGAGGTGGATCGGCCGGTCGGTCCGGAAGTGGATCCCCCAGTGGCTCGCTCCGTGCTGTTCGCCGCGTGGCGCCGCACCGACGCGTCGTGCCGGGAACTCGAGCATGTCTGCAGCCGCGTTGAGGCGAGCGATCACCGCGTCGAGCGC comes from the Halalkalicoccus sp. CG83 genome and includes:
- a CDS encoding AsnC family transcriptional regulator yields the protein MLDEIDLRILQLLTEDARRPYSEVADRVDLSPPAVSERVRKLQEHGIIRRFTVDLDRSQLREGTPVLVTLTVDPGVGDDLRDALLGIEGVEHVYVTADARVVVHAHAPTEDVRSWLFAEIDADAVRDVDVRLLVDADWAVGIGGEAAFALTCIECGNDVGPGGVTRRIDGELKPFCCSSCETLYVDRYEEIADGAD
- a CDS encoding heavy-metal-associated domain-containing protein, producing the protein MTRNLHVGDMSCGGCETAVVDALRDVDGVERAEADHETGRVTIEGGADDADVRAAVEEAGYTFEESA
- a CDS encoding SHOCT domain-containing protein; this translates as MGGTNDRAEWEWNFVPRLLAQSLLYPIRAGDPLRLLKSFLLGGVLIVPFVVFLYGVSRGELSEVWRAAAEQGSALTAFLVVILAFVLASAVGPLGYLLRVVQRTAVEDAALPTIANWRSVAVDGANVLAIYFFYLFFPLDVMRRFLGVFGEALPIIERTVPEFVLVFLVFLYLYPAAAGSFAERGRLRSALPQRLQSLLWSRTYAVGAVTAGLLGGLIYVISAGIELADTSLISLVIVGAGTFYLFVAQHYVIGRTWSVVGSEEPSVDSIDATAGDPMPRSGIATGDLRDHGVLSAEDAATIRGRFEAAARSPDPDAAEQLEALRTLHGRGMFTREEYEEKRREIAASAGRTDLGDDLGSERSTTSKDRTTDVEGTETGRGAGPVGGSGTAEEDASDRLERFAMLRQLYGQDVLTEREYGEKRRELGPDHGSEGVPGGSGSDLAERFETLRGLYDRGLLTEEEYAEKRHDLLEEL